GAGTGTAcctttaacattatttattaatttcatgtCCTGACTTTCTATTTTAACAAGTTTTCTATATAGAATTTTGTGCAAACCACTTAAATTTTTACATGCATTCTTCTGATCGAGGGTATTCATGTATTGAATTTGATCAAATGTATAATCTAAAAATGTTACGTcgaatttgtatatttttttcttaaaacttaTCCTAAATCAGCTCATTCATAAATAGGTTATTTTTTAGTGGGTCAActgatctaaaaaaatttataaaaaatttcaaaacattttgcaaaaaaattaaacgcaaataatgataaataatgCACATGGTCGTGCCCATATTCACATTCTATATATTATACCTAACGCTTGAAAATCAAACCAATACAGGAAAATCCTAACACTTAAATCTAGCATATCATTCAATTAATCTGCCACATCATGTGTGATGATCTTTCATCCTATACTTAGAATCTTTTTAACCTTATACAAGacatatatacttaaaaaataaataaaataaactttttcataaactaaaattaatttttatattaattaaattataaaaaaatctctcATTTTTAGAGAAGTTACATAAAAGAATTTctataagagtgtgtttggatggaggaatttaaaattctaaaaattttaaatacttcaattaaaatttttttatttttaaaattttgtgtttggataaaaaaagttaaaattatgaggatgaaaaaaatgaatgaaaaaaaaagaaaaaaaatatgattggtgtgctagttataTTTGTTCCTCTACACCCAAACCCGACCAATGTTCCACAATTTCATACGGTAatataagaagagaatttcaatttctcaccttttagaaggaaattgaaatttcaaaattttagttgtttaaaattctgttttaaaattccaaaattttaaattcttcacaaaaaaacatccaaacaatgaattctaaattacagaaatttaaattctctcataaattcaattaaaattctctatccaaatatagtctaaattaattttgaaatttggtcAAATAGTACGAAAAGAGGTTTAACATGACTTGTGGGTTAAGCTCACATAAATATGTGAAACACTCTGAATTAAGTACAAGCCTTGTTTGATGGGTTAGGTGGCCAGCAAATAATTGAGGTACACTCTAGACTCGTTTATcctaagttaaaaaataataataaattaacatgtCACAATTTCCAATCGAAATTTACtataaagaaggaaaaaaagttaaaattttatctatGAACTAAACTTTAAACTCTAAGATTTTTTCATATGAAATTATTgaagttgattttaatttactccctataagtaaaaaaatttcctattgTATGTTGATCTTAAATATTAGATGTGAGTAGATTTAACTAATTTcattgtatttaataaaattatgtttagcATAACTAGTTAACAAGctatttagaagttgaaaaactaaattattaaattatgtgtTCAACAAGATTAATGGCcgaaagagttaaaaaaatataaaatgacaaaaaagataataaaatgagattaatataattaaatgaagCTAGCTGTTTTTTCTTAGTTAGGGTGaatgattttactttttatatttgagattgGAGGTAAACCTTTTGGGAGACATTACATGTCTCCTTtcacttcttaaaaaaaaattgcaaacattgataatgaataattattaaaatgttagtttatatttttttttaagaaaataacaaaaaaaaaaagacaggaTCTTACATGATGGttaagtggaaaaaaaatatcaagaattATTTGTGAtcataagataaatttattattttgttataggTGCaactatattattattcattgttAAACTCTAAAGGAATAACAGAATAGATATGTTAgagtaataaaaattagaatattaaAATAGACGTCTGAACATATAAAAAAGGACACAAAATGATTATACATAGAAAAAATGTTGATATAACACTTATAAGAAAGAATACGAAATGATTATACATAAGAAAAATGTTCATATAATACCTATGACAAAAAAGATATAGACTTCAAAtcggttaaaaataatttaaaacacataaaaaaagaGCACGAGAAATATTAATCTTGTGAAATGAAAgatatggaaacaaaaagatactttataagTTATCAAgcaaaacttaattatttttaacagtgaattatatatataacttcaTATGATTCAACTGTCCTCACTTAGTgagatatttgtttttttttctatttctttcttatttaatgTGATTTAAACAATCTAAAGGAATGCCAAAATATCTTCTACCTAATCTTAttccatgtatataaaaaaagtttagaatTTTGTATAATGCATGAGACGTTTGGGATTATTCTTTGCTTCATTTCAAGAATAATGAAAAGAAGAGACGAATTaaacagttttaaaaaataacagccacacacacatatatatattgtgtgtcTCTCTATGTGGAATTAACAGTTTTTAGGCAACATGTTGGGACTGCCATTCAAAATGATAGTAGTACTACTTGACCTCCCCAAATTGGAACTACCATTCAAAATGACACCTTACTTCCCCAAATTGGATTTGAAGTCTATAATACCTTTTGCTGAGAACCTGAAGTCTGAACTGCTAGGTGGCATAATTGCTCTTTTTATCGTTGGCCTTACTTATATTTACTATCGCATGAAAAAACCCAAAGGTATGCCACTACTTCTAGATTTTGTCTGTATCATTTGATCGATATCGAGATAAATCTTCTATCTGCTGCacctttaatttaatattttgcatTAGTTGTGATCATCCAAATAGTATAAAGTTTGGGTTTGAAAGAGATGAGATAAAGGGAAATTCCAGTATTTGCCTTGATATTTAAGATTTGGCACCTTACTATATTTATAGGCAGTTCAGTTACTGTTGACAGATAACAATGACTTTGTGGAAATACTACTGGGCCGAGCCAGCATCTTCTTTATGGGTGTATTCTTTGGGCTTTACACCAAAGGAGGCGTTTGTTTGGCGCACTAAATGATTTTTCGGTGCTGAGAATATTATTCTTAATGCATGGACGGATTTACGTTGTGAATTACGAGGACAATTGTTCTCactaactaaattattttagttgaacattttaaataactattatttttgtccataaaaaataagtattgttcccataaaataatttatttaaatacaagagtataaaaaataaaagagaaaataaattgatactaAATTTATCCACTTTATTCATTTAAGTTGTAAAAACTTAggtattttgtctttttattatgaaattatgtattttgtctttttattatgaaattatgtattttgtaaaagtttataATTTGTTAGTAAAAGTATTATGGATTATCTTTTGGTtcccactaaaaaaaaaatttatggatCCGTCAAGAAATATTATTCGCATCAACATATTTGTTAACTACTTAACATTCAttggaatattttaaaatttatttcaactaaaaataaaaatattagaaaatcaAATAGAATAAAGACCTTACTTTTTTTCTAACTAACCACAATCTTCTATCTAAACCGCATTTTTTCATGTACAGTATTTAAATCCAAAATCTAACGTAAGAGAATAGAGCTTCTTAATGCTACTTGAAGCAACAACTTTTGGTAAATAATACAACCAGATAGAATACAAACCTAGTTTATTTTACAAACAAGATTTTGCGTTGAAGGTAAACAAAACATCTTTTGTTATTACCTCTCTTCTAAGCAAGCTCTAGTCAGGAACAGGAACAGCTTATGGTTATTGGTTTTGTATTCAGGGAGCTATGGTAGGTTAGGTTGGATTGAGGAATATTCTAGATATGCCGCCGGGCTGGTCCTAACAACACTACTTTCAGATACTATGATCTTTTGCTACTAGTTTTGAGGGAAATTGTGCTatgcttttctttcttctttttccaaaTGGGCAACCACCTTGTTTTTATGTATGAAGAGTGGATGCTTTAAGAAGAAAAGTCGTGTCCAAATCAAACACACATAAATTTAATACTTCACTACTATCCGAATTTCAATTGATATCGCTTTATAAACTTGACTTTCTTGTGCAGAATTTCAGTTGTATATGAGTTTACGTTGAttttaataatagataaattaaatatttatgctgaaatgcttttattttttataatgtttaatagcctctctttttgtttcctttaaGTCTAAGAGAAGCTCATAGTAACCTTACAAGTTACAAGAAgggtaagaagaaaaaaagagaatgaaacaAGAGGTatcacaaaattcaaatttagctATTCAAAATTCATGATTCATGGTTACACTTTAAAAgtattgtagttttttttaaaaaaaaagtcttctaAACTGATCTTCAGAAGATCATTTTCCAAACATAATTTCAGTTTTAacctcattttaaaaaattcaactttAGCGTCATATTTCGaaattaattctattttctttAGGAAAGGACCTTTACTCGCTATCGTAATTTATGATGTAGTGATTTAATTTTTGTGAAGGGAAATAATTGGCGTTATTCTTTGCAGAACCAAATCAAAGTCAAACTTGAACacggaaaataaaacaaaatattgcaACGTGAGCAACTTAACTATAataaattcagcaaaaaaataataattaactatAATAAAGATTATTAAATAACAAGAGGGAATAAATCTAGAAGACAAGATAAACAAACCACAACTGCACGTCGATACTTCTCATATaatttaatgtaatataatatttttatgcatCAAGAATATACCTGtagtgatttaatttattttattaaacgcCAAGTAACTGAAGGAGTTCACGACACAATCACGATACTAAAAAGTCAACAAAatctattcaaatattttttcaatggcTGACTATTGACTTGGATCGAGAAACCTAGGCTTATATTTGGACATAAACTGTCCTACAAATACCAAGGAAATTCACCCCTTTACTCGTGATAGCCACAAACTCGCTGCTTATTTtgatttgaactttgaagttttgttattttgtgcaATGGCAGCCAAGAGCAAAATCCTAGTCCTTGGAGGAACAGGATACATTGGAAAATTCATAGTTAAGGCAAGCGCAGAAGCAGGACACCCCACTTTTGCCTTAGTTAGAGAGAGCACCCTTTCTCATCCTGAAAAATCTAAACTTATTGAGAGCTTCAAGACCTCCGGAGTTACTCTTCTTTATGTATGTGCCTTTAAATCACACTTCTTTTTTTccctcaaaataaaatatattttctgtaCTATTTAAAAGTTCAATCCAACTTTTCTGACCCCTCTCTCTGTATAATTTTGTAGGGTGATCTAACTGATCATGAAAGCCTTGTTAAGGCTATCAAGCAAGTTGATGTTGTGATTTCTACACTAGGTGGACAACAAATTGATGATCAAGTGAAGCTCATAGCCGCTGTAAAAGAAGCTGGAAACATCAAGGTACACGCACTAGTCTTCTATAGCAAAATAAGTATTTCATTTTGTGAAATGTACACATATATTGGTGCATAGTAGGCACTTTTGGGTACTCTAGATGTGACTTGGAGCATAATTAGAcaaaaatttcagttttatttatGGATTTTTATCTTACtctcaattttttcatatttatttctcACGCAACATAGCCTAAGGAAAATCCAATTTCTTTTCTGCCGAGTTAAAATGGATGAACACTTGAATCAGACATATAAAGTTGTGTTTCTTTGATCATTAGAGGTTCCTCCCATCTGAATTCGGGCTTGATGTGGAGCGTCACAATGCAGTTGAGCCAGTGAccagctttcttgagaaaaaagtgaaaatccGAAGGGCAATTGAAGCTGAAGGAATCCCATATACTTATATATGTTCAAATGCCTTTGCTGGTTACTTCTTACCTACACTTGGACAACAAAATGTCACAGCTCCTCCCAGGGATAAGGTTGTCATTCTAGGAGATGGAAACGTCAAAGGTAACATACAGATACAACATGCCAAATTAATCTTTtcgtagtatttttttatacaagtaAAAGATAATAGACATGCAGTTAAATTGTCTCAATGGTTCGTTTGAAATGTTTGTTTCAGCTGTTTATGTGAAGGAGGAAGACATTGGGACTTATACCATAAAAGCAGTGGATGACCCAAGAACCTTGAACAAAACTCTGTACGTGAGACCCCCTGCAAATGTTTTGACCTTCAACGAGCTCGTGTCGTTGTGGGAGAACAAGATTAAGAGTACCCTTGAGAAAGTCTACATTCCAGAAGATCAACTTCTTAAGTACATCCAGGGTCAGTGTCAATACTCATTTATGACTTTTCTGCCATCATAAACACAACTTACAAGAACTTTTGGTCTCTGTTTACATATAAATGCCACTAGTTTATAAAGGGTTGATCTTATTTGTCTTGAGTTTATTAAAACCAACAAAAGTGTAAGATGCACGCTTATCTTTACTTCATATtgaaattcaactttttttttatataaaaaggcaatgagaatcaaatatattttacttaatatttaatttgttaagtGAAGGCAActgaatatttttctatttaattaaacTGTACCTCATATTtacgttttgatttttttttttaatctctgcAGAGTCTCCTTTCCCTGCTAATTTGATGTTGGCATTAGGCCACTCAATGCATGTAAAGGGTGATTGTACAAACTATGAGATTGACCCTTCTTTCGGGGTGGAAGCTTCTAACCTTTATCCTGAGGTGAAATACACTACTGTCGACAACTATTTGAATGCGTTTGTCTGAAGTCCAGAGAATGCGTTATCATCAATAAACTGCTCTACCTAAGCTGATCAATAAAATCAGAGCATCTTGTTTATTGCTCAAGAATTTGTACCTTGTCCCTTATTGTCGTTCGCTACTTCGCTTAGCTTGGCACTGCTTGAAAGTTCTTCTAATATTAAAGTTCTATTACTATTTGTTTTGGTGTGAATGTGATATTTCTAAGGTCCTTATCAGGTTGTTTACGGTTGAATTTGAATCAAatgttagacaaaaaaaaatccgtttgtttgatttttatattttttttaaagagataaCATGCACGAACATGTTAAGTTACTTtggacaaaagaaaaaataaatttattataaataactaCAAATTGTTAAAGGACAAAAATTGACtgatatatataatagtataaCATCaactaaattacattttattttttatgtaacaaTGTCATTGAATGCACATTCATGCATGATAACAATAGATGCCTCCCCCCCTCCCCCTTTAACAGAAGGAGCCACAACCCCAAACTTAGAAACCCACATTTAATATTGTAAGGGTAAATGACGGGTACAATgactatagaaaaaaaaggacaaaaataaattttcttactcctaatttttaaaattcataattttagtctctttgatttttaattataacatctggtcttcttaattttataaattgttaattttagtctctttgatatattattaactcataattatgattaatagagttattaaattaattataaattaaataaaagtattaattattaaaaaactttaagaaaatattattacctCAAATGTGATATTACTGTCAGTGAAATCGTGTGTGATGGTAAAGGTGAAAGAGGTGTTTAccgagaaaaaaatgaatacaatgtcatgaaaaattaacattaataatttttttttattaaagtttttaataattaatgaatttttaattaattcataattaacttaataaatcTGTTAATACgaattatttgttaaataatcTACTAGGGGAACCAAAATcgctaatttataaaattaagaggaccaaatgttataattaaaaattaaagggaccaaaatcatgattttaaaaaattaggaggaccaaaattataatttagccaaaaaaatttacacaaatcATGTTATACAAAGTATAAAAAGagggttttgtttttttgcctAAACTATATGTAGTCTTAACTTAACtagaaacaattttatttgagtCATGATTCAacacaatataattattataggaAGAAAAGTGTCTGGCTCAATTGAATAGAAtcacataaaaaattgaatttttaaagtCATTGAAAAAAGACAACAAACTTCGTTTATtcgttttttgtgttttttaatagATAATCCGTGTTAAAACTttggacaaaagaaaaaaaaattataaaaaaatgtaaattttaaagGACAGAGGACAAAAATTGGCTAATCTAATATAATAACATCAAGAAATTTTAAAGGATGACCTACATTCAGTAGTTAAATAAGGATGAATTTTCGATGATGATGTTAGTGCCTCAAATTTTGGGCTTCAATAGTTAGAGTTATTACTTATTAGGTAGACCGTAAGCATTCGTGTAAATATTCTGcaactttcattttcaataactttttaagGTTGAACATTTGATATTTCATTCTTAAGaaactatattattatttggttgtaattttgttttctttttaaaaaaagggcAGAATTACCATTACTCAAACTTTTTCCAAAAATACACCTTATGATTATGtcatttatgaattaaaaataacatttagagAAAATTGTGAAACTAAAAAATTCCCCAATCAGGGTAATTAGTACTGTTGAGTTCGATAGGCAAGCCTGGGCTTATCACGGGACCAAAACTTTCCTATAAATACCAGGGAAATTCGTTCCTTTTCTCATCAAGGCCACAAACTAAGTGCTTATTTTAATCTGAActttaaagttttattattttgtgcAATGGCAGCAAAGAGCAAAATCCTAGTCATTGGAGGAACAGGATACATTGGAAAATTCATAGTTAAGGCAAGTTCAGAAGCAGGACACCCCACATTTGCCTTGGTTAGAGAAAGCACCCTTTCTCATCctgaaaaatttaaacttattgAGAGCTTCAAGACCTCTGGAGTTACTCTCCTTTATGTATGTGCCTTTCatttacaattatttttgtttcttttcactaaagaaaaatacatgcagtactatttcaaatttcaatccaACTTTTTTGACATCATTCTCTATGTGATTTTGTAGGGTGATCTTACTGATCATGAAAGCCTTGTTAAGGCAATCAAACAAGTTGATGTTGTAATCTCCGCATTAGGTGCAGAACAGATCGATGATCAAGTGAAGATCATAGCAGCAATAAAAGAAGCCGGAAACATCAAGGTACGTACATGCATAAGCATAACCCATTTTACCTTGCTGTCATGGGAATGTATATTTTGGCTAGAAAGGAGAAAGGGTGTGGTGAGACGTCAAGCGCTGAAATGAAAATGGAATTTTGAGAAACGTGAGAGATTAAAAGGGTATTAATGCAAAATATATAGCTTAATGAAAACCAAATTTCTTTGATGATCAGAGGCTCCTCCCATCGGAATTTGGGCACGACGTGGATCATCACAATGCAGTGGAACCAGTGAGTAGCTTCTTcgagaaaaaagtgaaaatccGAAGGGCAATTGAAGCTGAAGGAATTCCATACACTTACATCAGTTCAAATTCCTTTGCTGGACACTTCCTACCTAACTTGTTACAACAAAATGTCACAGCTCCTCCCAGGGATGAGGTTGTCATTCTAGGAGATGGAAACATCAAAGGTAACatacaacaaattaaaatagacttaaaatacatttttcgtCTACatcatttaacattttttttttgttcttgtaaaaaaaattattttagttttaataaaatatgttgttttattttcGTAGCGTttcaaataatgttttttatttaaaatatttttagatatgCAGTTTTTTCTTACAAGTAGAAGATAATAGACTTATAGACATGCAGTTCAATTCAATTGCTTCAATTGTGCGCTTGAAACGAAATTCTTGTTTCAGGAGTTTATGTTATCGAGGAAGATGTTGCGACTTATACCATAAAAGCAGTGGATGACCCAAGAACCTTGAACAAAACTCTGTACCTGAGACCCCATGCCAATGTTTTGACCTTCAACGAGCTCGTGTCCTTGTGGGAGAACAAGATTAAGAGCACCCTTGACAAAATCTACGTTCCAGAAGATCAACTTCTGAAGAGCATCCAGGGTCAGTGTATATTCATTCATTTATGACTTTCCTGATGTCACAAATGCAACTTACAATAAGAATCTTAGGTCTCcgttgtgattttttatttttatttttgtatcttTGCAGAGTCTTCTTTCCCTGCCAATTTCATGCTAGCATTAGGCCACTCAATGCTGGTAAAGGGAGATTGTAACTATGAGATTGACCCTTCTTTCGGTGtggaagcttctaaactttatccTGAGGTGAAATACACTACTGTCGACAACTATTTGAATGCGTTTGTCTGAAATCAAGGGAATGCGTCATTGCCAATAAACTGCTCCATCCAAAATCTTGTGTATTGCTCGAGCATTTGTACCGTGTCATCTTTCTATTAAGTAGTTACCTGTTGTTGTTGTCTTGTCGTCAAAAGACTCCTCCCATCTTAAATTCTACTGTTGTTCTTGTTCACTTAGCATGGTGTTGCTTGAAAGTTCTTCTAATGTAGTATTACGATTATTTTGCCACTCTGCTTTTATTATAGGTATGTTTGGATTTAATATTGTGACTTGTTCTACGTTGATAACATGGTATTCTAGTGTGGGAGATTATAAAATACTACTATTAGACTCTCCAGCTATAACTTGCATGACGTTGTTCTCTCAAAGTATTTATTAGCACTGGGACAGTGGAGTTGGATACTACGATATGTCAAGTTCTAATCATAAGTTATTCTTTCCATTTCATAATAAttgtctttttagttttttttatccgaACCAAAAAGAATTACTCtctcattatcataataatcgttgtataaaaaaatttataaaataagtgtTATTTTAACTTccaaatgtaatattaatttggCAGTGTGAAGCAACCAAGAATGGTGCTAACCCGAGTTCTAGCTGGCTGCATGAAAAAGTGGGGTTTGGGTGACAGTGGCACCTTCACTGGCTATCTCAAGTCCATGAAGTGAGAGCTAGTTTTGTTATAGATTTTCTCATGAGTGCGGAACCTGGTTCTTAAAATATGTCTCCACCTAGTAAGTGGGAAACTAATCTCCATACGAATTAATAGGCACTGGAGTGAAACACAATTCAGCTCAAATATgtcacaaaattgattttgtgatTTTAAGTAACATCCGCGACAAAAAAGATCTCTcggtttttaaattatattcttattcttattgtAAGAATGACTTATACTTAATTAGCTTAGTCAATAAGCTGTACATCAATAAAAGAGGTGCTAGCAAAAAGGCAAGATaacatgcatata
The nucleotide sequence above comes from Glycine soja cultivar W05 chromosome 11, ASM419377v2, whole genome shotgun sequence. Encoded proteins:
- the LOC114376596 gene encoding isoflavone reductase homolog TP7-like, giving the protein MAAKSKILVIGGTGYIGKFIVKASSEAGHPTFALVRESTLSHPEKFKLIESFKTSGVTLLYGDLTDHESLVKAIKQVDVVISALGAEQIDDQVKIIAAIKEAGNIKRLLPSEFGHDVDHHNAVEPVSSFFEKKVKIRRAIEAEGIPYTYISSNSFAGHFLPNLLQQNVTAPPRDEVVILGDGNIKGVYVIEEDVATYTIKAVDDPRTLNKTLYLRPHANVLTFNELVSLWENKIKSTLDKIYVPEDQLLKSIQESSFPANFMLALGHSMLVKGDCNYEIDPSFGVEASKLYPEVKYTTVDNYLNAFV
- the LOC114376595 gene encoding isoflavone reductase homolog TP7-like, whose protein sequence is MAAKSKILVLGGTGYIGKFIVKASAEAGHPTFALVRESTLSHPEKSKLIESFKTSGVTLLYGDLTDHESLVKAIKQVDVVISTLGGQQIDDQVKLIAAVKEAGNIKRFLPSEFGLDVERHNAVEPVTSFLEKKVKIRRAIEAEGIPYTYICSNAFAGYFLPTLGQQNVTAPPRDKVVILGDGNVKAVYVKEEDIGTYTIKAVDDPRTLNKTLYVRPPANVLTFNELVSLWENKIKSTLEKVYIPEDQLLKYIQESPFPANLMLALGHSMHVKGDCTNYEIDPSFGVEASNLYPEVKYTTVDNYLNAFV